Genomic window (Arachis hypogaea cultivar Tifrunner chromosome 13, arahy.Tifrunner.gnm2.J5K5, whole genome shotgun sequence):
aggccacgttaactaggttaacgtggactctaacgtggccactcatgatcttggttcaacgttagtgataatgttaagtgtcactaacgttggctctatttcttaatgtgggcaatgatggcttcgagagcgttattggcaatcacttttctcattaactttgcaagttactcccattccacgttagtgttaacgttagtgcaactaacgtagccactaatgtggttcttctttgcttcctttgtcctgaaattaagcaataaagtgcatcaaagttctagtccaagtcatgggaaatgcaacatccaatttgtccttaaattcatgcaaaatcctcatgaaatcatgtaaaatgcacaatgtatgcttgaatcaagatgcaagtgaatatctacccaaaactagcttatttcctaaggaaatgcatgaaactaccctaaaaacagtaaagaaaaggtcagtgaaactggctaaaatgccctggcatcacaacaccaaacttaaagcttgcttgtcccaagcaagtactggaacaagagaatgatgaaagaAATGCCAAGAGacatgagtcattcttgtggaagtcatgtcctggttttatggtggtttcatgcatagcaacttaggctcATTCCTGGCTtttagacctttatcatgtcctagaatactcacctgttattgcatcccatgagacttttattcattgatccttttattgttatttgagggcttatttttgttcttaagctaagtgctctgtaagggggcaactctttaaaataagctttcagccaacactcccaaaccagttggttcaaggtgctaggtgttgaagcacccctaaggacttacttgctcaagtctctcccccatacatacacaccacaggcacatagtttatttattttcttttcttgagaccttggtgtccagcacctctttgggttactaaatgctctgtggtgagggttactcttgatagtggactttcagctgataatcccgggttagttaacccaagttaccaagtgataaggcacccctaagagcttattcatccaagtagatccctcacacaggagcaccacagacacatgcttcaagattaaaaccattagtgcctagccttattgcttactatttttcttttattcctcaactttgattgttctttccctttttcttattaggatcttcttatttatctagtctcatggggtgtgtctcaagcatagtattcatgacagatagttgtcttcccaccttatggttgaaccaacttagctaacttatgaccaaaCCACAAACTCATGGACTTACTCcctagtatgaactccactctggtcttttgaaaacaatcattctcttttcatttgattcaaaagggacaagcatacaagtaagtaaagaaATGATGCAGTAGCATAAAGACCAGCGACAAAAGACCTATGCATCAAAACtttaaaagacagaattaaaataaagttcaaacTACGAGCAACTATTAATCAAAAGTGCATccggaattccaattttcaacaaTTCTGGGTACAATGgtattaagtaacaatacaaccttctgGTGACGATTTCTAGTTGCCTTCTTTCTTTGTCACCATCCTAATCCTTGCTACCTCACTTCCTTGGGTGAaagtgcaccatttcctcataagattcctgcaaagttatttgaagttgcttgttcccaaagcacttgagaaatagttagcttgcatgtatgcttgtgatttccgaacttaatttggtgtgtgaacaccaaacttagttccgtGCCTAGTACCAAACCTTGCATATATGCTGAGAACCTCATATCTTATTGTTAACAAAACACTTATTAACTgaagtctaactacatctaagtggtttcccttgattggttggagctagcaatgtgttttgggagtggagtgtaattctaactactgtcctttggtggaacaccaaacttagaattacactatcactcttggattgttctggtgtggaacaccaaacttagctccttacaatacagaGGAAATaacttgtgatctttattgaaATAAAGGTGAAAAGGAAaatacctgaggttgggttgcctcccaacaaagcgcttctttatcgtcactagcttgacgactCCTCCTTCACTTGAGATGATAGTTTACTCTGGGGTTTTCTCCCATGTTGCCcaggtaatgcttgagtctttatCCATTaactgtaaaagtcctctctgaaccttcatccatgacttcgatgtgtccatatggcgatacttttgtgacaagaaaaggtccggaccaccttgatttgagttttcctgggaacagtctcaatttggaattgtagagaagtactcgctgccccttttcgaaacttCTGGGTGCAAGAagcaggtcatgtcttctctttgccttctctttgTACATcctggtattttcataggcttgtgacctgaattcctccatctcttgcagttgTAAGATCCTCTTTACACCAGCGGCAATGCTGTCGaagtttagtatcttgatagcccagagagctttgtgttccagctcttgtggtaaatgacaagccttaccatacaccagttgatatggggacattccaagtggtgttttgaatgctattctgtatgcccaaagagcatcatctagcttcttcgaccaatcctttcttgatgcacccacagtcttttccagaatcctttttagctctctgttggatatctcagtttgtccacttgtttggggatggtatggtgtggctgatgagatattttggtgagaaacgaatctcttccaaaacaccacaaatctaaccggcaagtgtaccgggtcgtatcaagtaataaaaactcacgggagtgaggtcgatcccacagggattgaaggattgagcaattttagtttagtggttgatttagtcaagcgaatcaagtgttggttgagtgatttgtgacttgcagaatgtaaattgcattgaagtaaagagaacaagaaataaatggctgaaacttaaagaacaagaaactaaatggcagaaacttaaagtgcaagaaatgtaaattgcgggatcttaaagtgcaaggaatataaattgcttgaaatgtaaaggggattgggatgtggatttgcagaaattaaacaaggaaaaactaaattgcatcaaacagaagagggaaagggaattgggattgaaccggatcttgaagtagtaaagtaaatgaacagaaaaagcaataaacagggaattgaaatgagaaattcagatctcaggacctagagactagaaaaccaagtctagatctcaatgccttcctagatccaacaagaacaatagcaaggaaattgtaaattgcaaagaaaagagatgaagaacaatgaaccggaaatgaaattcaattaagcagtaaataaacagagagatccaagattgagattgaaacagaatttcttcaattctccaatccaagatccaagacaaatgtaaaatgaaattgaaagcaatgaaagcaagaaattaaagttcactcaagttcaaaagctctccgaaaactattctgaaaattctaaaaggaaagctcccttaataacttgaattctatcctatttatacactttccaaaatgatcttcaagccttgagttgggcctttgttcttggtggaattgggttgaaagaggccttggttgattgctcttgaagattgaagaagaaccgaagtgaaccaattgaaccggttttgaagttagccaaagttggtttcaacgttagggccaaagttaggggtctaactttgaccccaacttttcatagcagcaacccACATccttctggtttggacgttggtgccaacgttaggggtctaactttgaccctaacgttggcaatgcttagtgctagtggcgccaacgttagcctccaagttagggggctaacgttggcgcaaacgttggccttcctcctttgtaattcaagtgccaacgttagcctccaagttagggggctaacgttggcgcaaacgttggccttccccctttgtaatttaagtgccaacgttagcctccaagttagggggctaacgttggcgcaaacgttggtgcccaggggagaaactctcaagttccaacattagcctccaagttagggggctaacgttggagctaacgttggccacttccttgcaatgtcatgtgccaacgttagcctccaagttagggggctaacgttggctcaaacgtggggagcccagggagtgattttcatgcccaacgttagcctccaagttagggggctaacgttggggctaacttcatgcctcccggttcaatttcacttattccattgtcctctcttcactcgtagccattcctctttgcttcaacctttctccaagctttcttcacctttcattgatcaaccaaacttatcaaagctttgctcaaaatcatgaggtattcattctttcataatatgcaacaaatatagcacaaaacctcatgaaatggcatgaattcacatatggttggttcaatcaagggaaacatgaaaatctactcaattagcttgcttgtagctcaagaaagtgcataattctaatgaaaactaaagaaaaagactagctaaaataggctaggatgacttgtcatcacaacaccaaacttaaagcttgcttgtccccgagcaagaaatagatttatgctccaaggttctttcaattaagatggattgaggaacacttgtaaagtgcagtgagtgaagtgatcaagtatcagtggggtgaactctaaatcatatgctcatgcaagggcttcagtgctcactagtccttacatattgggagtcgtaggtcttaggattttcatccaaatggtaccatggagatctctttatatgtaatcaccttgaagcagcttatagtttctgtgctttggcctcgactctaagtatcatgtcttaaggcggctctttagataagctttcaatcaatactcctaaaccagttggttttaaggtattaggtgttgaagcacccctgaggatttacttgctcaagcctctttccttgacacacttcaaccacaagcattttactaggctaacaactctttgagtaattgtttcttctttcttttctgcctagtaattgatgctcagagccttggaccatgttctttttgtttttgtactttcttttctttcttttgttttgtttgctgcttcttggatcaatagatttttgagaatctccacaaaacCTTTTTGAACTTcttgtcccgcctatgagctcccatgcaagttttcacaagcatgcaacctcaatacattatcacacaaccagaaccaccacttctcccaatcttttgcttgcctcaaaactgattgattcctcaatccttcttttcaaagaactttcatgtgatgcatttcttgaaaattgagtgcaaacaagttttgaagataagaatgttgtgaatgatcagacaccttgcttattgaattataaagaaagactatgctatgcaggcaaGCAGGggtaattaaaaaaaactatgctatgcatACATGCAGGGTAGatcaggatacaatccaactttcaatcacagcaatatttgatgtaaaacaatcacttgacaatacaacctgttggagttcacttgctttcctcCTTCTCATCATCATAATTGCTGCCCTTTATGTTCATCTTTtgcttctttggttgatgatgctcaaTCTCTCCAAAGGCTTGTATGAtattctgcaatgatattgaaagttgcttgttccccaagcacttagaaacaatggttagcatgcaggatttatttgtgggcctttgtacttactttggtgtgagaacaccaaacttagtaccttgccaatggttcttgtgcatcagattaaccatgtgtaaaactctttttctttttcaaaaatgacaaaactgaaaactaggaaacagcagaatagttaactagttcatccatcaTGCTTGAAGCCATCATTATGCAgagagtgagaatgtgttttataatgggattttggtgaaacaccaaacttagaatccttcattctcctttatattgttttggtgtgtacaccaaacttagcttcttgcaatatagataaaactaattaacccttttattgaaatggatatgaaaagatagttacctccggttgggttgcctcccaacaagcgctcttttattgtcactagcttgacatccttcactctgtgcttatggaagttgaggcttctgttgcctcaggtttcctcctcttgctatgggcttccttccctctgtttctctttccatagccttcttattttcctccatgactcccttctcttttaacacagcatccttttcatggctctttgggttcagagtcccctttttttcacccaattcagcaaggttttgcaCTAATTGTTCCACctgcctttcaagtcttctgagtgaagcctcctggttcttgcttatcatctcttgatacttctttatttcttcccgctctattgccatcatttcttgaattcttatggacctctccatcagcatttctagaatatagatcctttgaaaggttggaagtggttgtggcAGTTGTGGTGGTTGATGAATGTCATTTTGagcgaatggtgaggtaggacgggATTGGAGGTGTGTatgattgttgttgtgggggtgtgttttaagttgatttttgaagttggggttattgcagttgaagtcccttggtctttgattttggttctcaacccccctcccattagaatgagtcctccaaggtggattgtacacatcattctgaggtcTGTTCTGGAGCATgctagagtgattgcttggagcttGCTGTTGCTCATAgctttgttgctcatggttaatggCCCCAAAGCTTTGTTCAGCTTGATTACacccatatgagctttgagtcaggttgtatgtatgtactaCAGCATGTCTCAACTCAATGATTTTTTTAGCCATCATATCTAattgttgtagagtctgctgatgcatctgcttgttttggtttattactgcacgagcaccttcaatttctttctctaatggatgcacttctgcctctTGCTTAACAATTCTTTGTGATGGGTTAAATTTGACTAGGAGTCCattcatcagttcttcccatccgataatgcttccttgtggaaaggcttcaaaccattgggcaacatcattcatggctGTGGATAGTTGCTTCGAACCATGGGTTACATTATCGTCCATGGTGGGGATATTATTCTCATGATTGCTCGAATTTGTTGAGTTCCcttccatgatctgcacagtcacaaCCAATTCAAGTGAAGATAGAGCATATTCAGGCCAGGATATGATTGAAGGATCAGCTgacacaaagtatcaaacagttggcaAACTTGAGAGAGAAATGAATGAAAACCACTCCTCTCGTTTGTttttcaaattatgaaaatcaTATTCAGCAGGATGAGCCAAGGAAatttcactctattgctagaatgaggtttctattagctcaggcaaaacttcaaacagttagtgggttagtcaaaattaaagaaaaagtgcttgatctagattaccacctcacttaatcattgtcaatctaatcaatccccggcaacggcgccaaaaacttgatgagatattttggtgagaaacgaatctcttccaaaacaccacaaatctaaccggcaagtgtaccgggtcatatcaagtaataaaaactcacgggagtgaggtcgatcccacagggattgaaggattgagaaattttagtttagtggttgatttagtcaagcgaatcaagtgttggttgagtgatttgtgacttgcagaatgtaaattgcattgaagtaaagagaacaagaaataaatggctgaaacttaaagaacaagaaactaaatggcagaaacttaaagtgcaagaaatgtaaattgcgggatcttaaagtgcaaggaatataaattgcttgaaatgtaaaggggattgggatgtggatttgcagaaattaaacaaggaaaaactaaattgcatcagacagaagagggaaagggaattgggattgaaccggatcttgaagtagtaaagtaaatgaacagaaaaagcaataaacagggaattgaaatgagaaattcagatctcaggacctagagactagaaaaccaagtctagatctcaatgccttcctagatccaacaagaacaatagcaaggaaattgtaaattgcaaagaaaagagatgaagaacaatgaaccggaaatgaaattcaattaagcagtaaataaacaaagagatccaagattgagattgaaacagaatttcttcaattctccaatccaagatccaagacaaatgtaaaatgaaattgaaagcaatgaaagcaagaaattaaagttcactcaagttcaaaagctctccgaaaactattctgaaaattctaaaaggaaagctcccttaataacttgaattctatcctatttatacactttctaaaatgatcttcaagccttgagttgggcctttgttcttggtggaattgggttgaaagaggccttggttgattgctcttgaagattgaagaagaaccgaagtgaaccaattgaaccggttttgaagttagccaaagttggtttcaacgttagggccaaagttaggggtctaactttgaccccaacttttcatagcagcaacccACATccttctggtttggacgttggtgccaacgttaggggtctaactttgaccctaacgttggcaatgcttagtgctagtggcgccaacgttagcctccaagttagggggctaacgttggcgcaaacgttggccttcctcctttgtaattcaagtgccaacgttagcctccaagttagggggctaacgttggcgcaaacgttggccttccccctttgtaatttaagtgccaacgttagcctccaagttagggggctaacgttggcgcaaacgttggtgcccaggggagaaactctcaagttccaacattagcctccaagttagggggctaacgttggagctaacgttggccacttccttgcaatgtcatgtgccaacgttagcctccaagttagggggctaacgttggctcaaacgtggggagcccagggagtgattttcatgcccaacgttagcctccaagttagggggctaacgttggggctaacttcatgcctcccggttcaatttcacttattccattgtcctctcttcactcgtagccattcctctttgcttcaacctttctccaagctttcttcacctatcattgatcaaccaaacttatcaaagctttgctcaaaatcatgaggtattcattctttcataatatgcaacaaatatagcacaaaacctcatgaaatggcatgaattcacatatggttggttcaatcaagggaaacatgaaaatctactcaattagcttgcttgtagctcaagaaagtgcataattctaatgaaaactaaagaaaaagactagctaaaataggctaggatgacttgtcatcagtggcTACCTTATGTTTTACCCCATATcataggagaagagcttctagtggtttgttacaaaaatggcttcctccatcactgatgagtgctcgtgggactccaaactggctaaagatattcttcctgaggaagttcatgaccaccttgttatcgtttgttggggttgcaatagcctctacccacttggagacgtaatctactgctaccaagatgtaattgtttgcatatgaggttgggaatggtcccatgaaatcaattccccacacatcaaacagttctagttccaagatgaaattctgtggcatcttatttctcttgggcaagtttccagatctttggcattcattgcagctcctTACCAGTTCTtttgcatccttgaaaagggtgggccaaaagaatctgcTTTGTTACCAGTGTCTTGGTTTTCTTGCTCAGATTCGGACGCAGTGTTTCCGTCTTCGTTTAGATCGTCCACCATCATGGGTTGATCtcccaggtccccggcaacggcgccaatgttacgtagGTAACCTAAGATAGGTGGATTGGGCTTGAAGGATTGGTCCAAACGTCAAAAGAAGGTGGGCTCCGACTTGCTCACGTTAGGGAGCCGCCGTCCAAATTGTGTGTTTTGGAGAATgggaggtggtacctgcaaagacactccgatgcctaagttagcaaggggttTAGCAGgttttagagagtattggaacttagagatacatGTGGAgtgtcaatgtatttatagtggtgatccaacaaccaccgttggagtagttccacttctgaagGTGGATAACCGCCCCCTTTATCTTAGTGTTGTTGAGATATGACTTCTAGAAgtaggttgagagattttaggggcaattacttatttgaataagtgttgcCTGCCAGCTCACCTCGAGCACGACCTCTTTGGTGAGGAGCCTATGTCGAGCCCGACCTCTTTAAAACAGGTCGGGTGGGTGGTGAAGGCCAATCTTCAAATTGAACCTTTTTAGCTTACTTGGACTTGGACCATGGTGTTAAGTCAGGGTATGAAGAGAACCTATCTAAACTAGTTAGATGTGTGTGTAGTAAATTTTATGACcaactttctatttattttgtttgGTTTTCCATGCGATATCTCCCAAGACAGTCTATTAACTGAAAACAAACTACAACTCTGAGAGTTTAGTTGTGGGTAAAGAAGGTAGAAGACAGGGGTTTGCTAAAGCTAGGGATGAATTGGAAATGTAAGAGCCAGAGAAGCGTTAAAGTCAAAGTGACTGTAGCACTAGGTTTAGCCTTGCAGTATATGATATTTTGTCAACACCTCTGTTTGTCCCTTGCATTCGTTAGACTGATGCTTATTCTCGCAGTTGACTGACCACTGTTGACACTTAATTAAAAAGGTTGACTTAGGGGTTCGTTCGACTTCAACTTATCCCATAGATTAGATTATTGGAACAAACAAACAATCACCCTTCCCGTCCCATCCCATCCTGATTTTTCATCACTATTAAACTCAGCTTCTTCTGCACTTGGCTGATGGCTTCATCAGTATTAGTGGCCCAATTATGTTTACTGGTTGCCTTTGTATTCCATAATCTTCAAATCACAAGAAGCAAACAGGTTTGCGATGTGAAGTCATGCGGCGAAATCGAAGATATTCAGTTCCCTTTCGGGTTGAAAGAAGCCAATCAAGAGCCTCAGTGCAGCTATTACCCTGACCCCAGTTTCCATCTCTCGTGCAAGCGCAACAACCTCACTCAAACAATCCTCACTCTCCCCAAAACAGAGGACTTGGTAATCAAGAGCATCGATTACGAGGAACAAACCATCCAAGTCAACGATCCCAAAGGTTGTCTCCCAAAACGGTTCTTGCACAATAACTGGGACCTTTCGGATTCACCATTCACGCTCGACATCGCACGCTACAAATATTTCAATCTGACCTTCCTCAGTTGCCCCTCAAACTGGACCAAATCCACGGGGTCACCTAGAATCGCATGCCTCAGTGACAACACTGGAAACTCGGTCATAGTCTTAGGGCTGCGTCCTATTGACACGTCATCAACGTGTGACGTGATATCCACGGCTCTTGTGCCGCTTCCGATGGTGGATATGCCTCAGTGGCCATTCTGGCCTGATCTCAACCACGATATTGGCTTGGCTTGGACCCAACCTAGGTGCTCCCAATGTGCGGTTAGTGGCCAACGTTGTGGCTTCGTCAACGATAAAACTTCTCGAGTTGGATGCTTTTCTACTCCCACCAAAAACCAAGGTAAACTGATTCAATTAAGTCTTTatcattttagaaaaaatcaaagtaaATCAGGTTTATTTATATGGGCAAAATTGTGTTATTCTTAATTTGATTTCTGTGCTGGGGGATGCCTCCACCCCCACTTGAATTGCTTTTTCGATCTTTATTCTTGATTATACGCAATTCGCCTTGTCTTTATCGATTCATTCTCTTAGAATCTCTCACTCATCTGAGATTAACAGGACACGTtgaattatcatgaaaaccagtTATGGTTCGTGCTACATGTTTTGCATATAGCGGTTAGGTACTTAGGTATCGGGTCGTAATTGGCAATTGAATATTAGACTGTGTAGCAACTCTCTTTGGACTCAAATAGTCTAATTCCGTGCTCCTTAAGGATATGAAACTTGCCACCGATTACGAATACTAGAAAGATGTATTATGAATGCGTTCATCTTTTCTGAGTAACGTGTCATTAGAAAAATGAAATGTCGTTCAAACATGTCAGTTTCATACTTTCATCAAAAAGTGCGGCATCATGATTCATCAATGtcagttttatt
Coding sequences:
- the LOC112732430 gene encoding RING-H2 finger protein ATL22 isoform X1 translates to MASSVLVAQLCLLVAFVFHNLQITRSKQVCDVKSCGEIEDIQFPFGLKEANQEPQCSYYPDPSFHLSCKRNNLTQTILTLPKTEDLVIKSIDYEEQTIQVNDPKGCLPKRFLHNNWDLSDSPFTLDIARYKYFNLTFLSCPSNWTKSTGSPRIACLSDNTGNSVIVLGLRPIDTSSTCDVISTALVPLPMVDMPQWPFWPDLNHDIGLAWTQPRCSQCAVSGQRCGFVNDKTSRVGCFSTPTKNQGLSSSAKYGLTLGVGVPGLLCLIGLSCFICGKVKVHIHRRQPIREFPTISLQPITLAMGLDRTTIEKYPKTLIGESGRLLKPTDNTCSICLCEYEPKDTLRTIPECNHYFHAECIDEWLRMNGTCPLCRNTPGALSRVNPSFSSLSHHTSSMSSTP
- the LOC112732430 gene encoding RING-H2 finger protein ATL22 isoform X2 — its product is MASSVLVAQLCLLVAFVFHNLQITRSKQVCDVKSCGEIEDIQFPFGLKEANQEPQCSYYPDPSFHLSCKRNNLTQTILTLPKTEDLVIKSIDYEEQTIQVNDPKGCLPKRFLHNNWDLSDSPFTLDIARYKYFNLTFLSCPSNWTKSTGSPRIACLSDNTGNSVIVLGLRPIDTSSTCDVISTALVPLPMVDMPQWPFWPDLNHDIGLAWTQPRCSQCAVSGQRCGFVNDKTSRVGCFSTPTKNQALDIHDCVQVLAAVPNMA